From the Vanessa cardui chromosome 8, ilVanCard2.1, whole genome shotgun sequence genome, the window gtaaaatgatgattcaaaagtgcttgtaaaagcctactcgaataaagtttattttgatttgatttaaatgtttttttcttaacctatatatgtactaattacatttaattttatacctgTTGCTGTATATTTGTATCCAGGCTGCATGGGTTCGAACAGAGCGCGTCGACCATATCCAATACATTCGACTGTAAAGGCTTCTTCGCCGGTACATTCAGAGCATTCAAATTATCGTCGTTCAGAACTAGCACGGCGAGATTAAAGAGATTTGGGAATATGGGACCGATACGGGTATTCGTTGTGAGATCTTCTACTGCTAGCTGTTTCGGTTTCTTCCTTAGATTTAATAttgctaaaatattattaatattgttaagtaATTTACTACAGGATAATCTGTAAATAAACCACAGTCTCCCCTCTTTTTTTTGGGGAGgattttagtttatttcattACCCATCCCCcatatgaggtaacaaacatatttcacaatttaattcaacagtTGTATGTTATCTAAGATGTTTTCTTTAACCGTTAAGCAAAATatggatactaaatataaattaattaattggacTCCATGGTGTTTTTCCAGATTTGAACCGGTAATCTTTGTTTAAGTATCACACATTTTAGCTTTCAGACCATGGTAGCAAAATTTAGAGTAAAGGGTTAACATTACATTGAAAGCGAGCAAATACTTATTATGCTTACAGTGGTCTCTTCttcttaattataacaattcaaaattagaccaataacaaagataaaaaagattcaatataatataaaaaataaatcgacttcaaaattaaaaactgttagtgaactaaaaataaaaaaaatatatctatgaaactactagaCTCATTTTAATGACACTTATACTGTTTCTTAAGTTGAAGTTTACATAACTAAGATAAAAATGATGAAATCATCTCAAAACAACTTAGTTTCCGAGAAATTTGTGGACATACATACAAACGTACATACTTTCAAAGCACACAtgcatattcaaatataattaaattctaacaatattTCATACATGCATGTCAAACTtataactttctttttttagaAGCCAGTTAAAAAGAGATCTTTAGCTGTACTTACCTCTTgcaatttttgtataataattttgtagattAACGCTAatattattgctattatttaaacttttatcatCTGTTATCCATTCCACAGATACAGTTGGTAAAGTTGAGAACACATATGTTTGTGTGGTCATTGAGTATTCTGGTATATTTATAAGAGTTTcctgaaaataaacaatttactcGATAcagataagaatatttaattatagataaataatgacATTATTGTACTATAGAACATGCACAGTCACagataactaataaaaaaaattaataataatttatgacacAAAAAGTTATAcctatacaattttttaatttttatttaactattatttaaaaaaaacttgtctttttcaacattaaagaGAAAGCTGTGTATCctttaagttatataaaacacatttattgtttaaattggagttactttttatttatttattaacaatgctAACAtagatttagtaataatttttttttaaatatagaactgtAGTATGCTTACCACTTCACAGCATAGTTTTTCTTCTCCCACTGAGACATACTGCGGCACACTGGCACCTACTACAGGACTTGTATCGGAGAGAGTGAGTACTGTATTAATATCCCAGCTATCAACACATTTCTTCTTCATCATCTCACTATGTAGGGCGAttgtctgtaattttttttattcaatacataagtctctttttaatttatttattatacatgattaaggtaattatattacatttttagttgcataaataaaattttgagcCTAATAAATCGAATTATAGTTGaggtttctttataaatattgtttttttcttttctttatataaaagtaaaatttattaatcttttaaaattaaatgtaaaattactcACACTAATTGTCTGCCGTAGCTTGTAACTAACGTCTTCAGCGAGATTTGTTGCTGCTTCAGCATTAATCTCTGCACCAATTTGCTCCGCCATACATTGGATTGAGTCGGCACCGACTCCGGCAAACTTGCCTTGTGATGTACCTCCatccttaaattaatttaaatacaatattacattaCTAGCAATCATTTAGGAGGTTGGTTTGGATTTAACTCCTTTTTAAATTAcagaaatacttatatattacaagataatgttatttaaaatgtatttaataatataaatatagttcctGTACATTAATCTCAATTTTATTCTGCACATAAACAGCCCATATATGTGAAGAATTTTTTGGTAACATAATCGCGCCGTAAGATATTTAAAGATatggataaataattttagatccCAGTCACTGTGTGTAgtgaaagaaattaaaataatataaaacctacCTTTTCAATTAGTGGCGGAGTATCACACTGGCTGGAACCACCAGATTCGGAGGCAACGGATTTGTTTCTGTCACGATCACGACtgctattttgttttttggtgTGATTTTTTGTACTTAACGTTGATAAGTTGGACATTATACCGAAATGTTAAAACACAATGCTTAAATAGTAAGACAAAACAACTTTATCAAAGcacataattattgtatatttacgtaattataaaaaaaataacatatcactctctaattaaatttttgtgtaaaaaatataacgatatattcaaggaaattatttaaaacgccAAAATTCTACAATCAAAAACACGACATGAATTGAAGATGAAAACAAATGTGAGAAGACATATAGACGATGACAATGACAGCTACTTCAAGCCCTGGACACAAACTATTTAAGCTATAACAGATAATATTAtgcaatttgtaaaaaaacataacaatcgcagaaatataactatattgaatgttaattgatattaaatatttattttaatgtatacgTATACCCttaaaatacgtaatattaaatattacaatagtttaattaattactttattaaattagagcaatataattttatacacaaaaacaaattgtaataaattatattttaattttataaataacaaataaagaaaaccaTTAATTAAGTACACATTTTTATCGTCAATTAAAAATCTCAAAATATCACTCTTAATGTTACTagcatttaaaattgattttattttatttttttatgttttttaggTGAGTAAACAATTTCAGGCagaagagacataacatcttagataatatttattaaagtacagATGTGTACGGACGGCTATGTCTATTATGAGGTATTCCATTTGCGTGAATATTTTAtcagatttttgtttataacattaaaattactcaaactctctaaaaa encodes:
- the LOC124532075 gene encoding uncharacterized protein LOC124532075; translated protein: MSNLSTLSTKNHTKKQNSSRDRDRNKSVASESGGSSQCDTPPLIEKDGGTSQGKFAGVGADSIQCMAEQIGAEINAEAATNLAEDVSYKLRQTISTIALHSEMMKKKCVDSWDINTVLTLSDTSPVVGASVPQYVSVGEEKLCCEVETLINIPEYSMTTQTYVFSTLPTVSVEWITDDKSLNNSNNISVNLQNYYTKIARAILNLRKKPKQLAVEDLTTNTRIGPIFPNLFNLAVLVLNDDNLNALNVPAKKPLQSNVLDMVDALCSNPCSLDTNIQQQFQRLFPVMVSNILGNGTLAEKMVAILTKITRTWPSFIAIGKGILFDYLSQGTKERLTAPMIRCVMALGRSALVECLGAHLDHVDARVHAPRHRHAQRDLRETILDVSTCLLRSEPTNFLEDYVMTDYTLYEMLGDSILPRRTLFPVKETDSKEKVTTDRSSDEEFSYLPLRPAIRRPKVRLIPQRKSGTIHRESPFEPTKFNGKINTIHIRIKNCRAIEVVGKRRVVGQAAPPALVSGVVVASGLLNRFRYRLSKPAAFPIFGALTF